From the genome of Ziziphus jujuba cultivar Dongzao chromosome 6, ASM3175591v1, one region includes:
- the LOC107406686 gene encoding cellulose synthase-like protein G3, protein MEASHASPLHTDNVAGWTTMNRVFAVVYATAIMALLYHHALTLLLHSTTISSFLISVCLSISDVVLAFMWTMSQSVRMRPVYRKEFPENIKKVVKESEFPAIDLFICTADPHKEPPMSVVNTALSVMAYDYPMEKVSVYVSDDGGSALTLFAFMEAAKFASHWLPFCRKNNVVERSPEAYFATNHYFSASSESETQKIKSLYESLKEKVENVVEIGKVGEEHIIHERDLQAFSKWNTPEFTRHEHPTVIQVILDSSRDTDITGNVMPNLIYVSREKSRTSIHHFKAGALNVLLRVSAVMTNAPVVMTLDCDMYSNDPQTPLRVLCYLSDKKLQPKLGYIQFPQRFRGINKNDIYACEFKRLFHINAVGFDGLGGPDYLGTGCFFSRRAFFGGPLAFVSPEIPQLGPESDVEKPIQSPEVLELAHLVADCNYEKQTQWGFKIGMRYGSLVEDYFTGYRLQCEGWNSIFCYPERAAFYGDAPISLVDMLNQNKRWVIGLLEVAFSKYCPLAFGIQAMGPLMGFAYAFYAFWSIWFIPITVYAFLPQLALINGVTIFPKVSDPWFLLYVFLSLGAYGQDLLDFLVHGGTIQRWWNDQRIWLIRGLSCFWFGPIEYFLKCLGIYTHGFNVTSKVLDDEQSKRYKQEVFEFGVQSPMFVPLTMAAFANLGAFVWGVLGVLRGSKDLEELFVQIFIAGFGTLNCRPVYHALVRRSDKGGLPMKTTLLSMVLAFLLTVAFSFVLRN, encoded by the exons atggaggCCAGCCATGCTTCACCTCTTCACACCGATAACGTCGCCGGTTGGACGACCATGAACCGTGTATTTGCGGTGGTTTATGCGACGGCCATAATGGCCTTGCTCTATCACCATGCACTCACACTCCTCCTCCATTCCACCACCATCTCATCCTTCCTTATCTCTGTCTGCTTGTCCATCTCCGACGTTGTTCTTGCTTTCATGTGGACGATGTCGCAGTCTGTTCGTATGCGTCCGGTTTACCGGAAAGAATTCCCGGAAAACATCAAGAAAGTGGTAAAAGAATCCGAGTTTCCGGCAATAGACTTGTTCATATGCACGGCGGATCCACACAAGGAGCCGCCTATGAGCGTCGTGAATACTGCGTTATCTGTAATGGCTTATGATTACCCGATGGAGAAGGTTTCGGTGTATGTTTCCGACGATGGAGGCTCGGCTTTAACCCTTTTCGCGTTCATGGAGGCTGCAAAGTTTGCCAGCCACTGGTTGCCTTTTTGCAGGAAGAACAATGTTGTAGAGCGGAGCCCTGAAGCTTATTTTGCTACCAACCATTATTTTTCCGCCAGCTCTGAGTCtgaaactcaaaaaataaag AGTTTATATGAAAGTCTGAAAGAGAAGGTGGAAAATGTGGTTGAGATAGGGAAAGTTGGCGAGGAACACATTATCCATGAACGAGATCTCCAAGCTTTCAGCAAATGGAATACTCCTGAATTCACCCGCCATGAACATCCCACTGTCATTCAG GTTATATTGGACAGCAGCAGAGACACAGATATCACAGGTAATGTGATGCCAAACCTCATCTATGTCTCCAGAGAGAAAAGCAGGACTTCTATACACCATTTCAAAGCTGGTGCTCTTAACGTTCTT CTTCGTGTATCAGCTGTCATGACCAATGCACCGGTGGTCATGACCTTGGATTGTGATATGTACTCCAACGATCCTCAAACCCCTCTACGAGTCCTCTGTTACTTGTCGGACAAGAAACTTCAACCGAAACTTGGCTACATTCAATTCCCTCAGCGGTTTCGTGGGATCAACAAGAATGATATCTATGCTTGTGAGTTCAAAAGACTCTTTCACATCAACGCGGTTGGGTTCGATGGTTTAGGAGGGCCCGATTATTTGGGAACTGGTTGTTTCTTCTCCAGACGTGCTTTCTTCGGAGGACCGTTGGCTTTTGTATCGCCGGAGATTCCTCAACTGGGTCCGGAAAGTGATGTGGAGAAGCCTATTCAGTCTCCCGAAGTTTTGGAGTTGGCTCATCTTGTGGCTGATTGCAATTATGAGAAGCAGACTCAGTGGGGCTTCAAG ATTGGTATGAGATATGGATCATTGGTGGAGGACTATTTCACTGGGTATCGTTTGCAATGTGAGGGATGGAATTCCATATTCTGCTACCCGGAAAGAGCTGCATTTTATGGGGATGCACCAATCAGCCTTGTTGATATGCTAAATCAGAACAAAAGGTGGGTCATAGGCCTCCTTGAGGTAGCTTTCTCTAAATATTGTCCTCTAGCCTTTGGGATTCAGGCAATGGGTCCTCTAATGGGTTTTGCTTATGCCTTTTATGCATTTTGGTCCATTTGGTTCATCCCAATTACTGTATATGCCTTCCTTCCCCAATTAGCTCTCATCAATGGAGTTACCATCTTCCCAAAG GTTTCCGACCCATGGTTTTTGTTGTATGTATTTCTTTCCCTTGGAGCTTATGGTCAAGATTTATTGGATTTTCTGGTACATGGAGGAACAATACAAAGGTGGTGGAATGACCAAAGGATATGGCTAATTAGGGGCCTATCATGCTTTTGGTTTGGACCCATTGAATACTTTTTGAAATGTTTAGGAATTTATACACATGGGTTTAACGTCACGAGCAAAGTTCTGGATGATGAACAGAGCAAAAGATATAAACAAGAGGTATTCGAGTTTGGAGTTCAATCACCCATGTTCGTGCCTTTGACAATGGCTGCATTCGCTAACCTTGGTGCATTTGTTTGGGGGGTTTTGGGAGTTTTGAGAGGAAGCAAAGATTTAGAGGAGCTCTTTGTGCAGATTTTTATAGCAGGTTTTGGTACACTGAATTGCAGGCCTGTTTATCATGCTTTGGTTAGGAGGAGTGACAAAGGAGGACTACCTATGAAAACCACTTTACTTTCAATGGTTCTTGCTTTTCTTCTTACTGTAGCATTTTCTTTTGTCTTGAGGAACTGA